The window ctttttctttcgtGGACTATTGAAAACAATCCAACAGCATCATTGAGATCTTAACATCAATTTCTAGCTCCattgatttaattaagcttTTGAAACAAAAGCTCCAATCTCAGAAAGAAATGGATGAGTGGGTGGGACGGCTTACCGTGGTGCCCTTGACTTGCAGCCGTATGCAACGCGTCAAACCCGGACCTGTTCTTCTTCATAACACAATCCTTATTCGAATACTTCAACAATTCCTTGACCACATCAAGGTGCCCTTTCTCCGCAGCGGTATACAAAGCTGTCTCTCCCAATTCATTTACTTCATTGACCACTGCAGCCCTCACCTCCGCAACCTCCACATCAAAATCTGTGCCACTCAAAGTCCCAACCATCTGCGAGTTGATATCCTCAAGAATCTGTTTCACTGCAGCCAGATCACCCCGCTGGGCAGCCAAGTGGAGCTCGGTGTCATTGTGGCGGCCTGTAACTTGTTTCACATACTTTTTCTTCCCGGCCTGATCAATTCGCTTTCCAGAGTTGGATAACACAAGAGCAGGGCCGGCTGACGTTGACGATGGCGATGGAGATGGTGAGGGTTCTGCAGTGGCAATTCTGCTAGGTTCCACCGACACTAGTCCCTTCTCTAAGTCCCTCTCAACTCCTGTGGTGTAAAGCAAGCACAAATTAATCCAACAATTATACCCACCAAATTCCATCTTCATCTGTTTGTTAAAGTAAAATGACCCGAGAACTCGAATAGCCGTATCCAAAAGGGAGACCTGAGACTTCCCCACCATCTAAAAATAACTTGCATCTACTTTACCATACAATTCACCTAAATTACATAGACTTCAACCTAAATCTCAAACTAGATACGTCAGTTGAAACAATTACGCGTGGGCTAACAACAGGATCGGAGATGAACTTCTCTTACGGAAGCAGGGACCACGGCCaaaaagattcaaaagaaaGCAGATGAACTTGATGGAACCTCATGCCAATAACTCCGCGAATACTGAAACCACATTTCACTAATCTTCTCCCAATAATCGACCCAACTTAATGCGAAATTCAACCTCAAATACGAACAACATCCCCGCCCCCACCAGCGAACAACGATCACACACACTACGAAACAAGAGAATCGGAGCCAAAGCGAAGAGATCACTAAAAACCCGGCCAAGCAAAGAGCTGCCCGACAGTCGCGGGGAAACGGGCCGACCATCAAAACGACACAAACCCACTGAACCCAAGACTCATTCGACCACGCCACAACAGACGGACACGCCGAATCTCGACACGGCAAGCGGGGCAGCAGCGGAGCGCGGACTTTACCTTCCTCGATCGGAGAAGCCATGAtcgggagcggcggcggcggcggcggcggcaagaggAGGAAGCAGCAGGCTCGGGGAAAGCAGGAATCAGCGGGGAGAGACGTGAGCGAGTGATCCGAGACGGCGGTCAAATTGCTCGTCTAAACAGTAAGTACCCACAGaatgagagagaaatagagagagagagagagagagagaaggtggtgTTGGGTGGTGAGTCAGGAGAGGAGAAAAAGGGCAGGAGAAAGAGGACAAAAGGTGGGAGGACGAAGACGAAAgtggaggagagggaggaaggTGCTGCGCAGCTTCAGCTTCTGGTGGCCAGGCGAGGGCTTGCCTTTTTCGCTTTCGGACAAGAAAACGCTCCCCCCCCCCGCCAGTCCCGCACGTATTAAGATTCCCGTGATGTTCCGCGCATGAGTGatgtattatattatattctatCTTCCCGGCATATCCACGTAAATAATCATTGATTTCTTATGagaccataaaaaaataatcgatAAATTTCCTcctcgtttctctctctctcttttgcctCATGGTCCTCTTTCAAATTTTTACATGATTTTTAAACAAGCCTCGAAGTTTAAAACTCGTGTTGAACTGCATGATAATTTAGGTTTTAGGATGCGCAATTTTACATGTGCGTGAGTTCCTTGATTTTAAAAAGAGACGAACGTCTTGCCATTAAGATTTTGGTTAATATCACCAAAAGCTCTAAATCACTacttttttgacaataaaaaactctaaattgatatacttatgataaaattACTCCAGACTAATCTTTTGGttaccaaaaaatcccaaactgattcatttttaacatatttaccatctattaatttctattaaattactagtatatttgtgacaaatgaagGGTAAAACTACAATCGGTACACCTATTAATTTTCGCATATCATCTAATTCAGTAATACGACAgcaaaatttaatagaaattagcTAATTGtcaatttgtcataagtgtaccaattaaaggtttttttatggtaaaaaaataaggttttgattaaatttattataaatatattaatttggagtttttcatgatattgacTATTATGATTACCACCATGGTTTGAGTTTGGCAAATGATTTTGAATGGTGACATGGGTCCTAAAATAGTTGTGGCACTGTCTCAATCCTTGTATTTATCTTTTCGTTGGTATTTTGCAGCAtagtttggaaaattaaaaataatcctcTCATAACAGAAGCTTTCAAAGCAAGTAGCAATTAGAAGAGGGCATCAATCCAATTCAAACCGACAATTTGGAACAATTCTCCAATGAATTAGGTAGCTTCATGGATAAGAAGCCTAAGAACCGGCCAAGCTAGTTTAGTTACTGAGTTATCTCTCTAAACAGTTGAATCTACTTGAGAACTAATCTACCCAAGCTGGGTCTAAGTTGAGGATAAAAAAGTTGATCCTAGATGACTCAAATAGACTCTAATTACTGAAACCATTTTGCCAAGAGAATCTAATATATCAATAATGCTGAATAAAAAGAGATCTAAGATCGAACAGAAGGAAAAACTTACAACCCAATTCCTGAGTCTACCCTAGAACCAATCAGTTCCAAAGGGTTGGCTTGGGTTCACAATTCTAAAAATCAGGAACCGGCCCTAGCTAGGTAGATTCCAAGTTCTCGAATGAAAATAGACCTGCTCCAAAACCGATGCATTCAGTAGCCGCCTAAGAAATTCCCTTGACAATTGTTCCAGATGGGTCGAGGAGTCAACCGCCTCCTTGACTAGAGATATCAAACTGACTGATGCCAATAGACTATCCAGATACAGGTTGGTAAGAGAAGGTTTTGCGTTTCCAGctaaagttttttattttattttattttattataatttttttttttttgcagctaACGTTTCATTGCtcaagaaaatacaagtctttgcAGCAAAAATTCCAACACGTGGTGTTTTCTTTGTCTCAAGTCAATTGTGGCGGACATAGGTCGCAAGGAAAGTTAGCCACCTGCCAGTGCCATTTGCTTCTCTCTCGCATATTCTTGCGCTGCAccactttctcttttttcgCGCAGAAAAGTTGCTTTCATTATTCAAAAGGAATTGAACGTTTTGGAACAAGAGTACTTAAGAGAAAacctaaatccaaaaaataataagcATCGATGGAGCACCAACAAAGTTAAGTACATATTCATTTTACAAGAATGGATCTgtcaagcaaaataatcaaggacTAATCACTAGAACTTATATCTTTTGTTAAAATTCATTCTCCGATAAATAACAACAATTGTCTATCAGCGATGTACGTCATCAAAACATATATGGAGGAGCAAATTTTCATGATTCAATGAGACGCTAAAGCTCTTGCGATTATCATTGAAGTTGGAGACAGAAAACTTGTAAATGAACAGAGCAAATGGATATTGAATCCCAAAAAACATATCTATTAAACTTCTAGATTTAGAATAAGAGAGGATAGCACCCAAATCTAAATCAGGAGAATTCCGTGTCACTTAGGACACCCTACCGTGTGAAGGATTTCAAACTACAGCATCGAGTTACTGTAGAAGTTCTCGCAGTGTTCATGTGCCTTTTTGAGAAGTAAAAGATGGGCGAGAAACCGGATGTTTGGTTGCAGATAACGTGGTTTTCTCAAAAGCAGATGGATTGAGATAACTGTTGCGCCACTTTGTTAGGTATCCCGTGAGCATAGGAGTGGTTGGTGACGGGAGCCATCGCCTGACTTGTCGACGAAGAAAGAGGAAGCGAAAGAAAAGATGAGGCGGAATAGTTCTTGGACCATAGTGAAGATACTGAAAAAATGGGGTCGTAACAACGAAGAAGAGTGCTTGATTAATGTTATGACTTCTTTTTCGAATGCCTGTGAGTACGAGTCTGGGATTATCATGCTAAAGAAGAACATCCCCAGCAAACCAGATCGGAAAGATCCAGCTCAATATCATCTGCACTGAGTAAACTCAATGTAAATAGAGCCAACTGATTCCATCGTGAGACACTATGCTATGCTAAACACAGGGAAATGACTTACACTAGAATTAGAATCCAACATAAGATTACCGATGAATCTTACACATTGACAGTAGAGACCATGTGAGACCTACATtctacttttcttctctttctttctaacCACGAGTGTAACTCCACCTCCCATAATCAATTTGGGTTAGCCTCAGGCTGAGGACGACCACTATGGCATACACTCGGCATAGGCTCAGCACCTAACACTCTTCTACACCTTCATAGAAATTACCCAGAATTGATAAACAGAATCTTCAACCAATACGAACCGCCATTTTTGGTTGAGATACATAAGTGCACAGAGAGATACAACCGGAGGACTGTAAAGAGAGACCACTTATCCAGACACCTCTTGGCCTATGTTTGCTTTTTCCTTATTGACCTAATCCTCCTTAATTTCATCTCATAGTAAGTCTTGATGCCAAGAGAGCCCAGTAATATAACTCCCCCAGTAATCGTAATCAAGGCTGAAGCCCACTCGTTCCGCCTCCCAACCACTACATATATTGCAGTCATGAATACCACAAAAATGCAGATTGTCGCGAGCCATATGAGTTTCCTTGTTACCTCCGCCATCATGGCAAGTGCCTCTGGTTCAATCTCTCCTTTGGTCACCGTGACCTGGATTAGCACGACCGCCATGGACGCAAAAAATGCTATAGAGTTACAGATGATCAGTACTTGAACGGAGGTATTGCTCATGGCTAGAGGAATCCCATTATTATCACCACCACTAGGCACAGTGAAAATGGCTGCAAATGCTATTTGGGCTATGAGAATGGCAGCCATATTTACGGAATGTGCACTGTTGATCCCTCCCTGAAGAGCTCTCTTGAGTTCTTTGACAGCTCCAAGGTCATTAGCTCGGGAAGCACCCTTACGAGAAAGGCAGCTTCTGATGTTAATGGACTCTGGAGAATAAGGGAGCTCTTCAGCTATGTCAAGAGCAGTTTTGTGGTCCTTATTCGTTGCATTGACATTGGTTTCAGGGTACAGTAATAAGACCTCCACCAACTGCAAAGCTCTTAAGGGAAATCTGGTTAGTTGACCCTGAATTCTAGTTTCCATGAATATCACAAGTTCTAGTTAAATAAAtgggaaatgaaaattaacaggTCATCTTGGTGGACTCTACGCATGGATATATTGATAGGACAGAATAAACTATCGGCACTGAGGAAGAATGACTAGCAGGCAGTCAGAACTTACTCCATTACCGATAGGGCTTTGAAAGTACTTGATTTGGAACCATCTGCACACTTTTGCATATGGCTCTGATGCTAAAGGGATGTTACTTCACATTGATTTGCGGAAGGTTGCATGACATTTGTACCTCAATCAAATGAATTAGAACTGTGGCTACAAGTTATGGTTCCTATGTTCCTAAATTACCCAGTTCCGAGTTCCTAATTTCACAGAAGTAAACAATGTGACACGAACAATGAGTATCGTAAAAACTAATGAATTTGAAAGCATGAAGGGCACTTTATCTTCACAACTAAGTTCAAATACCCTTTGACGGACATCTCATATTGAATGAAAAATGGCAACAACTGTAATTTAAAAGTGAATGAACACTAAATACACACACCAGTTGTGAACCTCAAGAAGTACCTTATCTCGGGCCTTTCTCGTGGCAACATGCAATGCTGTATTACCAAGCAGGTCAGGAAGCACAACCACCGCTGGATCTGCCTCAATAAGCAACTTAACAACTTCTTGACTATATCCTCTCACGGCCATATGCAATGCATTTTGGCCTTTCAAATCACTCCTCCGCCCCAACTGCTTGTCTTTGCCAACCAAGGATCGAACAACCTCTACAAATGCACGCCTTGCAGCTAGGTGCAACGCATTTCTTCCATTCGATTTGAGAGCTGTGAACAAGCTACAATCCTTTTCTAGTAGCAGATCAACAACAGCAGCATGCCCTCTTTTAGCTGCAATTATAAGAGGGCTGCCATTTGAGGGGCCGGCAGCCTTGATCAACTCGGGGTCATATTCTAAAAGCATTTGGACAATGTCTGCAACAAAAAGGTCCATACAAGCACAGCAATGATTATCGGAATGCCATGACCTTCAGGAAATCCACTTCTCATTTTGCAGTCCTAGCTGATTGGACTCTAGGTAGCTAGGATGTATGCATTTCACCGTGAGTACAGATTCTACAAGGGTGCACCTCTAATTAGTGCCGAGTTTGTCTACCATTTTTCACATCAGCATTACAAAAAGATCTGCAAGACGGGAGTTGCTTTCTAGAACATTTTGTGACTCGATGTTGTAGGAACTTCAAAAAAACAGATATAGCAAGATATA of the Eucalyptus grandis isolate ANBG69807.140 chromosome 10, ASM1654582v1, whole genome shotgun sequence genome contains:
- the LOC104421843 gene encoding ankyrin repeat-containing protein NPR4 — protein: MSSAVTEGFNRDIESGVLPPPNLAMTGQFDQSFTQNKAVLRKNTELHLAAERDDVASVKRILLEVNSRPPIGEASAEASVAPLESVDEVNESGETALFVAAKRGHASIVKELLKHSTREGVMRKNLDGLTALHIAAGHGHADIVQMLLEYDPELIKAAGPSNGSPLIIAAKRGHAAVVDLLLEKDCSLFTALKSNGRNALHLAARRAFVEVVRSLVGKDKQLGRRSDLKGQNALHMAVRGYSQEVVKLLIEADPAVVVLPDLLGNTALHVATRKARDKLVEVLLLYPETNVNATNKDHKTALDIAEELPYSPESINIRSCLSRKGASRANDLGAVKELKRALQGGINSAHSVNMAAILIAQIAFAAIFTVPSGGDNNGIPLAMSNTSVQVLIICNSIAFFASMAVVLIQVTVTKGEIEPEALAMMAEVTRKLIWLATICIFVVFMTAIYVVVGRRNEWASALITITGGVILLGSLGIKTYYEMKLRRIRSIRKKQT